Proteins from a genomic interval of Rattus norvegicus strain BN/NHsdMcwi chromosome 2, GRCr8, whole genome shotgun sequence:
- the Tmem174 gene encoding transmembrane protein 174 isoform X1, with amino-acid sequence MEQSSNRPEDFPLNVFSVTPYTPSTADIQVSDDDKAGATLLFSGIFLGLVGITFTVMGWIKYQGVSHFEWTQLLGPILLSVGVTFILISVCKFKMLSCQLCTDNEERVLDSDQTSGGQSFVFTGINQPITFHGATVVQYIPPPYGSQEPLGMNTTYLQPMMNPCGLVPSSGAVAATPSPPQYYTIYPQDNAAFVESEGFSPFVGAGHDRYAGSRAAPHPSPVLHHSYGLWLCLDFQAGDRDRKPLCSLPRRVAAMYVGEYTRVPCSCFRPSSDADQLEGTQMGEEERVCFSPPPYEEIYALPR; translated from the coding sequence ATGGAGCAGAGCAGTAATCGCCCAGAGGACTTCCCGCTTAACGTGTTCTCCGTCACTCCGTACACACCCAGTACCGCCGACATCCAGGTGTCCGACGACGACAAGGCGGGGGCCACCTTGCTTTTCTCAGGGATCTTTCTGGGACTGGTGGGGATCACATTCACTGTCATGGGCTGGATCAAGTACCAGGGTGTCTCCCACTTTGAATGGACCCAGCTCCTCGGACCCATCCTTCTGTCGGTCGGAGTGACATTCATCCTGATCTCTGTGTGCAAATTCAAAATGTTATCCTGCCAGTTGTGCACAGATAACGAGGAAAGGGTCCTGGACTCGGACCAGACTTCCGGAGGACAGTCGTTCGTTTTCACCGGCATCAACCAGCCCATCACCTTCCACGGGGCCACCGTGGTGCAGTATATCCCTCCTCCTTATGGTTCTCAGGAGCCCCTGGGAATGAACACGACCTACCTGCAGCCCATGATGAACCCTTGCGGTCTCGTACCTTCTAGCGGAGCAGTGGCTGCCACACCGAGTCCCCCACAGTACTACACCATCTACCCTCAAGACAATGCTGCGTTTGTGGAGAGCGAGGGCTTCTCTCCTTTCGTGGGTGCTGGTCATGACAGGTATGCTGGGTCCCGGGCtgctccccacccctctcccGTTCTGCATCACAGTTATGGTCTATGGCTATGTTTGGACTTCCAAGCAGGCGATAGGGACCGTAAACCTTTGTGCAGCCTGCCACGCAGAGTGGCAGCAATGTATGTTGGCGAGTACACCCGTGTTCCCTGCTCATGTTTCAGGCCCAGTTCTGATGCAGACCAGCTAGAAGGGACgcagatgggagaggaggaacgTGTGtgcttctctcctcccccctaTGAGGAGATATACGCCCTACCTCGCTAG
- the Tmem174 gene encoding transmembrane protein 174, with the protein MEQSSNRPEDFPLNVFSVTPYTPSTADIQVSDDDKAGATLLFSGIFLGLVGITFTVMGWIKYQGVSHFEWTQLLGPILLSVGVTFILISVCKFKMLSCQLCTDNEERVLDSDQTSGGQSFVFTGINQPITFHGATVVQYIPPPYGSQEPLGMNTTYLQPMMNPCGLVPSSGAVAATPSPPQYYTIYPQDNAAFVESEGFSPFVGAGHDRPSSDADQLEGTQMGEEERVCFSPPPYEEIYALPR; encoded by the exons ATGGAGCAGAGCAGTAATCGCCCAGAGGACTTCCCGCTTAACGTGTTCTCCGTCACTCCGTACACACCCAGTACCGCCGACATCCAGGTGTCCGACGACGACAAGGCGGGGGCCACCTTGCTTTTCTCAGGGATCTTTCTGGGACTGGTGGGGATCACATTCACTGTCATGGGCTGGATCAAGTACCAGGGTGTCTCCCACTTTGAATGGACCCAGCTCCTCGGACCCATCCTTCTGTCGGTCGGAGTGACATTCATCCTGATCTCTGTGTGCAAATTCAAAATGTTATCCTGCCAGTTGTGCACAGATAACGAGGAAAGGGTCCTGGACTCGGACCAGACTTCCGGAGGACAGTCGTTCGTTTTCACCGGCATCAACCAGCCCATCACCTTCCACGGGGCCACCGTGGTGCAGTATATCCCTCCTCCTTATGGTTCTCAGGAGCCCCTGGGAATGAACACGACCTACCTGCAGCCCATGATGAACCCTTGCGGTCTCGTACCTTCTAGCGGAGCAGTGGCTGCCACACCGAGTCCCCCACAGTACTACACCATCTACCCTCAAGACAATGCTGCGTTTGTGGAGAGCGAGGGCTTCTCTCCTTTCGTGGGTGCTGGTCATGACAG GCCCAGTTCTGATGCAGACCAGCTAGAAGGGACgcagatgggagaggaggaacgTGTGtgcttctctcctcccccctaTGAGGAGATATACGCCCTACCTCGCTAG